One region of Tamandua tetradactyla isolate mTamTet1 chromosome 6, mTamTet1.pri, whole genome shotgun sequence genomic DNA includes:
- the SCPEP1 gene encoding retinoid-inducible serine carboxypeptidase, whose product MELERRSCQVPRPLLLLLLLLLGLSAGAVISQPGEEGKEVWDYVTVREDAHMFWWLYYATNPCKNFSELPLVMWLQGGPGGSSTGFGNFEEIGPLDSKLKPRRTTWLQSASLLFVDNPVGTGFSYVNKSNAYARDLARVAADMMVLLKTFFDGHKEFQMIPFYIFSESYGGKMAAGIGLELYKAIQQGSIKCNFAGVALGDSWISPIDSVLSWGPYLYSMSLLDERGLAEVLKVAEQILDAVNKGLFKEATQLWGQAEMVIEQNTDGVNFYNILTKNTPKSAMKSSLEFTQNHLVRLSQHHVRRLQEDALSQLMNGPIRKKLKIIPEDQSWGGQSMSVFENMAGDFMKPVISIVDELLEAGVNVTVYNGQLDLIVDTMGQEAWLRKLKWPELPKFTQLKWKALYSEPKSLETSAFVKSHKNLAFYWILRAGHMVPSDQGDMALKMMRLVTQQE is encoded by the exons ATGGAGCTGGAGCGGAGGAGCTGTCAGGTCCCGcggccgctgctgctgctgctactgctgctgctgggcCTGAGCGCGG GAGCAGTCATCAGCCAGCCTGGAGAGGAGGGCAAGGAAGTATGGGACTACGTGACAGTGCGTGAGGATGCCCACATGTTCTGGTGGCTCTATTATGCCACCAACCCCTGCAAGAACTTCTCAGAGCTGCCCCTGGTCATGTGGCTTCAG GGAGGCCCGGGAGGTTCGAGCACTGGATTTGGAAACTTTGAGGAAATTGGGCCTCTTGACAGTAAGCTCAAACCTCGAAGGACCACCTGG CTCCAATCTGCCAGTCTTCTGTTTGTGGACAATCCCGTGGGCACTGGCTTCAGTTATGTAAACAAGAGTAACGCATATGCCAGAGACCTTGCCAGGGTGGCCGCAGACATGATGGTCCTCCTGAAAACGTTCTTTGATGGCCACAAAGAATTCCAG ATGATTCCATTCTATATTTTCTCAGAGTCCTATGGAGGGAAAATGGCCGCTGGCATTGGCCTGGAACTCTATAAG GCCATCCAGCAAGGGAGCATCAAGTGCAACTTTGCTGGCGTTGCTTTGGGTGATTCCTGGATCTCCCCTATTG ATTCCGTGCTCTCCTGGGGACCCTACCTGTATAGCATG TCTCTTTTGGATGAGCGGGGTCTGGCAGAGGTCTTGAAGGTTGCAGAGCAAATTCTCGATGCTGTAAATAAGGGACTCTTCAAAGAGGCCACCCAGCTGTGGGGACAAGCAGAAATGGTCATCGAACAG AACACAGATGGGGTGAACTTCTACAACATTTTAACAAAAAACACACCCAAGTCTGCAATGAAATCGAGCCTAGAATTCACGCAGAACCATCTGG TTCGTCTTTCTCAGCATCATGTGAGACGCCTACAAGAAGATGCCTTAAGTCAGCTCATGAACGGTCCCATCAGGAAGAAGCTCAAAATTATTCCTGAGGATCAATCCTGGGGAG GTCAGTCTATGAGCGTCTTTGAGAACATGGCAGGGGACTTCATGAAGCCGGTCATCAGCATTGTGGATGAGCTGCTGGAAGCCGGGGTCAATGTGACCGTGTATAACGGACAGCTTGATCTCATCGTGGATACTATGG GTCAGGAGGCCTGGCTCCGGAAGCTGAAATGGCCAGAACTGCCTAAGTTCACCCAGCTGAAGTGGAAGGCCCTGTACAGTGAGCCAAAATCTTTGGAAACATCTGCTTTTGTCAAGTCCCACAAGAACCTGGCTTTCTATTGGATTCTAAGAGCTGGGCACATG